GTGAGCTTTGTGAGAGAGAGCATGATTAAGTAAGTAATAGCTgcagaaaatgtaattttttcggTTGCGTGACTCAGCGGGAGTATTTGTGACTCCATCCCCTGACTCCTTCCAGGGTATAATCACACACCGCTTGCTTCATAGTTTTGCTTGCACAGTGATTGCTCCTCATTCAGCCTGATGGAGCTCCTTTGGCCTGGGTTGCTCATACTCCAGATGTTCTGTTTTATTAACGGCTATCCCAACGGTGCTCCCTCCGGTGCCTGTGAGGATATGTTACCTCGTCACTCTGGGGTGCTGCCTCAGCCTTCACCAGCACCCTACACTATTCTCACCAATGCCAGGGTGTTTCAGCCAGGGAAGCCCATTACAGGTAAGATGCTCTTCACTTCTTCTACAGAtgaacatactttttttttgtataagtCTGAAgcaacacgagaagctggagaaataccaagggctcagagaagagctcgagaggatgtggaaggtgaaggtaacggtggtccccgtggtaatcggagcactaggtgcggtgacgcccaagctaggcgagtggctccagcacatcccgggaataacatcggagatctctgtccagaagagtgcagtcctgggaacagctaagatactgcgcaggaccctcaagctcccaggcctctggtagaggacccgagcttgaaggataaaccgcccgcaggggcgtgctggatgtttttttttttatatatatacatatataaagagTTTATCCATTATCCATTATTGATCTAaatattacatttgaaatgataaactactgtttattttatatatataaacactgaGGTCTTTGTTGTGCTAACTGCAGTGACCATCGTTGGACCAAAATACAGAGGAGTGCTTCTGGAAGCTCGAATAGGTGGAGGCCTCAACGCTGTGGGGACGTGGCAGCGCCCTCCTCCAGACACTAAATTCCTTCAGGTGCATTTTTCAGTTAAGCCTATGTTGAAACCTGAGCTGCAAATGGTCATAATGTTGTTAAAGATGCCAAAAGTACAATAAATAAGATTGTTCCCAAGAAACAGTGGATAGGTTCTAGGTTTGAATCTACTGGCCAACTGGGGCCTTTCTCTGTGGAGTTTCTCCCCATGCCTGTGTGGGTCCTCCCATAGTCCAAAAACATTGGACTGTGGGATGGATATAAATCAgcagagtagaattaacagcaATTTCCGATTATTGTTCACAGTGCGCGCATAATCCTCGAGGTGCTGTCACTCACTCCAACACCAATCTTAAGGGCAACAGCACTGTGTACAGCTGGATACCGCCTAACTGTGAAGGTCCTGTCTACTTCATGTAAGACAAATATACTTTGTTAGGTTTTCTGTGTAGATCCAAAttgtgctatatatatatatatatatatatatatatatatatatatatatatatatatatatatatatatatatatatatatatatatatatatatatatatatatatatatatacagtggggcaaaaaagtatttagtcagccaccgattgtgcaagttcccccacttaaaatgatgacagaggtcagtaatttgcaccagaggtacacttcaactgtgagagacagaatgtgaaaaaaaaatccatgaatccacatggtaggatttgtaaagaatttattcataaattagggtggaaaataagtatttggtcaataacaaaaatacaactcaatactttgtaacataacctttgttggcaataacagaggtcaaacgtttactataggtctttaccaggtttgcacacacagtagctggtattttggcccattcctccatgcagatcttctcgaaagcagtgatgttttggggctgtcgccgagcaacacggactttcaactcccgccacagattttctatggggttgaggtctggagactggctaggccactccaggactttcaaatgcttcttatatatatatatatatatatatgtatatgtatatatatatatatatatatatatatatatatatatatatatatatatatatatatatatatatgtatatatatatatatatatatatatatatatatatatatatattaggctGTTCAGTATTGGTTTGTCTTTAGAAACTGAAGCTTTTGAAATAAACCAACTGCAGTGTTACTTCTGTGGTTTTGCAGGGCCACCGTAGCTCAGCAACGCACAGTCTTCTGGGTTAACATAAGGTCCATGGATCTGACCAGAGGTAGGTACAGCCTGGTgacaaatcaaaataaatgcaaagagACAAATGTTTGTGATACTCGTTCCTTATCGGTCTTCTGCTTCTCAGGAAAAACAGGCGGTCTTGATCTGGCAGTAGGTGCCAGCGCTGGAATGGCTGAAGGCAAACCTCTGCTTCCCTTAGTGATATGTTTTCTGATTTTAAACATACTGGcatgaatataaaatatgtaCTGCAGTCTTCTtgttatatgtatataataaaGCATTTTGCAGTCCTATAGCTACATATCACATCTCAGTGAATTTTTCTTTAGCTATGTAGCTCATATATATTAATGCAGCCCCCACGCTTGATCATATATCAACTGACCTATATCTACAGGGCTTATCTGTCATAGACATAAATGATAGATATACCTTCATTGCAAATGCCTTGTTTCATCTCGTTCCCAGCTTTTATTCGGTGTGTTCTGTCACATTTAATATAAATCTATAAAAGAAAAGTCACCCCTCCAAAAATGCATTAAAGGGTTTCAAGACTAAGGTATGAATATGCCAAGATATGACTGTACTGAGTCAGTCCCTCTTCTATTAATACTTTATTATTGAATAAGGAATTTTAAAGCAAGTATAATTCACGCCTATTCCCTCATTGTACTCAACGAACacgtctatatatatatatatatatgtttgttgCTCACTCTGtcattgcttttgttttctgtcactagACTTTGATTCTCTTCCCATATCTTGTGTATCCTAATTGCATGTATGCATATTTACCGAACCACCCATTACAGATAATAAAATGCTACATTAAAGtgtgttgtgttatttttattgcaagaaaaaaaatacaagcagagtgatgaaaagaggaaaagacagagtgttagagagagtgtgagagagagcggcATAGAGTTCAGCTGTTGTGGTTTGTTATTGATCGAAATTCATTCCACTCATTGAAGAGCTTGTTATGACCTGCTTTTTTCACATGGTTTGATCTATAACTTAGATTTCCAGTACTGCAGCAGCTAGCTAGCACACTAAAGGGGCTTAAGACATGCATTACACACGGCTCACATGTCAAGCCTTATATGATATCATTGATTCCTATTTGTGTACTTGAAACAGTCCTGTGTTGGGGtgaataaatgttaaatgttaaataacatTTACTGTTTGAATATAATATCTATGGAAGCACACATCTCACTATCAGCATTTACAATTCTAATATTGCTTTGATTAATcacatgcatatttaaaaaacaatgtttagcactgtgtttatgtttagaACATAATTAGCATTTAAATGAGTTGTCTTTGTAGAGAAGAAAAATCCTTAATATTCAGATGTAGaaaccagcagcaaaaacataaattaataaatagatAAGAAAAAAGTATGTAATCATGTAATAGGTCAAAGCTCCCAGTATCCATGTTTTAAGCAGGAACACTGGGACAGAGTAATAGACCTGATGGTTACCCTGTTCctgatgcttttttcttttttactctcTACCATAACCTATTTGCCTTTATGTCGTGAAGTATTGAACTCCAGCTGACTCATGTGCCTGAGGTTGGAGCCGTGATCAGAGCATCAGCACAACTCAATAATAATTAGTCTCTTCCCCTCTGAGCCAAAAACCGGCTATATCTTTAACAGGAGATACAAGCTTAGGAATTAAGCACCAGTGCTACCAGCTGGTTCAATAGTCTTCCATTGTCCAGATCACACTCTAAATAGTCCACACCACTGATCATTATTCAATCACGACAAGGTCATTTGTCCAAATGGTATTTTGAAACAGAGATTCTCCATATACAGCAGCCATTATGAAGATCATCTTCCAAAACTGCCCTGAAATAGTTGTTctgaatctctctctctctctctctctctctctctctctctctccccctctctctctctctctcactcactctctctcttgttCTCCTCAATGTGTATTTAACAGACCACTCCACTAATTAAATATCTATTTACTCTTTTTATTGTACAGTATCTTGtacagcatttctttattttttaacaagttTTTCGCTTTTCAAAATAGCACAACGTGCAGTTTTATTGCAGGTTTGGTATGCAGGTTTATTCATCTACAGTTAAAAtccagtattttgtctctatttgtatttgtttacagATTATTTGGGGTCAGAAATCCCAAAACCCAGTATATACAAAATATATGTAAATCTAAAGTAATAGTAAATTGTAGTAGTAGTAAGAGATATTTTAAACTGCGTGTCCGTATTGTGTTGATGTGCAAACAATTATGTTATAGCAGTGGAGTCAAGAGGGCAGACAACAGTACGTGCTGATAACCTCTGCCATGTTTAGGTCATGGCATGCAGTATATGTATTCACAAATACATATAGATGCCTATATAGCCAGATATGAATGCAGGCACATGGGCATGCgcaacaacaacagacacacacatataagtTCCTATTGTATGCAGATCAAACACTGATCCACATGCATGCACGGAGTGCAGATTAAGACTACCCCTTGCCGTAAGGGCTTAGTTGACATCTCTGTCTAAGCTCTACATTCTTCACCTCCCTCTTTGCCCTTCCTCTTCTTTTAGCAGTACGTTCAGCACCATAAAAAGCAATAACCATCTGATGGTCTCTTCATACCTGTGTACTTCTGGCACTCAAGAATGCACAGTCCCTATTTGCTCCATCAAACTGATCTGATGAACTGAACACCATGTGAAGTTAAGACTTTCTCGCTGACAATCTGCAGTCTTTCCCAGTGATACGCAATAACTGAGCAGTAGCAGTGTGCCTTGTTTAATGACTGGAATGAATTGCCAACATTTCTTCAAATTAGTAACCTGTAGAGCTTAACTGGAGGTATAAATATTTGAAGGTCTGTGATTTTGTCTTCAATAGCCTTCATGTTGTGCTCATTGGTCAAGGGAGATGCCTATTAGTTTAATTCTGTGAGTGATCCTACAGAGCCTGTGCATGCCAGACTCTGTAAAATCACACAACGAGGTCACTGCAGAGCATGCATCATTTGGATAAACACACGCACGTCAGTATTGAGCTTGCGTGACTACTCGCATGCATTTAAATACGGATAGACTATTCTGCATAGTAATGGTTTCTAATGACTTGCAGTTCTAGCTGGAATCAATGGTTGTGAAATGTTACATGCACTGTGCTCTCATCTAGTTTGCAATGTCCGATGCATTTCCGAGCTCAAATGGCTTTTGGTGCAAGTATTCGATATGTTTGTTATGTAAGAAGCTGGTGGTTAAAGGGATAGCGCtcagggctgggccatattacaTTCAGGACGGGTAGGGCATGtgagaaagaggagagagagagagagagagagagagagagagagagagagagagagagagagagagtatgacAAGGGAAAGGTTGAGAGAGCAACACAAAGCTCCATGGGACAGTGAGGGAGAGGCACATTTAGAGAGAGATGAGAGGTTAGAAGTCACTAGTTCACAAGATAATGAGAGACAGGCTACTGATTCAGATCTTGGTGGACAGCTGGTGCGAAGGCTGAAGACGCTGCAGGCTAACACTGAAAGCAAAACAACTGTGGGATTTAACAAGAATATCAGCAGCTTgctacaacaacaggaaatacttGGATACAACAGGTGAAAGACACAATTTTGAAGCAGACCTGCAGTAAATAATAGAAAGTACATTTGGAGACAACATCTGAAAGGATATGGACACCTTGCATCATATACCACTGGACAAAGAAGTAGAAGAGGAGGTGTTATATTTTcagtgctttatattttattgcagatatttttttgtaaatcttTCCAGATTGATAGTGTAACTGTATCATACTGTGCAGCTCTTCCAGCTTTCTCTCCTAAACGAATCATATGCACTTAGTTAGATTCAGCATTTCACAAAGTGGGGATCACCTACTTCCTCTGATTTAGTGCTTCGTATACAATGGGAGGTGTTGAAAACATGCAGCAAAGTTAAAattaatcaaacctctgtataCTTCTCCGGTGTTTCATTTTGTGCACATGCTACAACTATGGATGTTCAGCATGAGCAAAGTCAAGTTAGTTACAAACTAGTAGATGTAGCCCAGCCCGCCAGACTGACAGTTCTGATGAGGTGTTTGAACCATGTGGTCCACTGAGAGCATGGAGCCAGAGAAAGCACACAGccagagaagcttcttcaacAAGGTGGACGTGCCTGATCATGTTCACTACATTGTGGCTTCATTTGTCTTCATCATTGGGGCACTGGGCATCACTGGAAACTCTCTGGTTATGTTTGCCTTCTACAGGTAGGTATAAAACTGGCttgtttatttagatttttgtttttaataattgtgCATATCCCTTTTTTTTAGATAATCTGAGCTTTTACCATTTACAGTGTGCAAGATGTGATGATCTCTCGTATGAACTCTATTATACTAtactctttgtttctttatctGTACTTATGAAGCAAAACAATAAAGGTTAAGGGGTTTTGACAGTGCATCAAACAAGTTAGTGATTACAAGTAAAAGTAATCTTTGCATCACAGTGTCCAGAAGGTAATCTTAGCTAAGtagcatcaaattaaaaaatgttttttgaaaaaTCAATAATTAAATGCTGCGTGCACAAATACCTGAAAATAGATTAATGGTTGCATAAATATACATGGCATTGAAATTAGAATCCAATGTACCATGGAGTTCAAGTCAACCATGAAATCCACACTGCTATGTAATACCATTTACTGCCATGTAATGCAACAAGTCAAAAGTAAATGACACCTGTTAAGGTTGCATGCCACTGATGGATCAGTCTCGTAACATCACAACTGTAAACTTTCTTTTAGAAGTCAAGGATGGAAGAATGTGTTATGTGTTGTGTAATTCAGAGTACCATTTAAGTTAAATGGTACTCAAAAACtgggtcagtgtgtgtgagtggtgcTGCTGTTCTGGGGATTGTCACAAGCTTTCATACTCCTCTGTCCATCATCACAGACAGATTAGATGGATTTTCCATTGTGTTGCTCTCATAATTTGTGTTTAGTGAATCAGAAATGCGCATGATGTTATGGGTTCCAGGAAACACACAActcgcacacccacacacacaaacacacacctagaGCTTGAATGAAATCGCAATCAATATGCTGATTTTTGGGGAAATGCTTTATAATATTCAAGCACACGTTCAATATTCTTCAATAATACAGTATTGTTTGTAAAGGCATCGACTCAAACAAATTGGGTGGAATATGTTTCAttaaaactgcaggaaaaaagtTAAATTCAGGATAAACAGGAACAAAAAGCTGTGACGGAAGAAGACAGCAGGTCAATATCCTGGGTAATCAAGCTTGAATACAAGTATACCAGTTCACACATGGTCGAATAGTTTAACAAAGAGCTTGTCTCTGATCAATATTGACCATTAAACcgtaaaattatttaattatattatattgagCTTTACATGCAAAGGAAATACATGTGGAGTAGgcaaatgttttcagtgttttggacctgccaaaaatataaataaataaacaaaaataattcagGATATTGAATTTCCTATGGTTTGGTGAGATCCTCATCCTGCACCTCTTCTAAGTTGACCTTTGAAAGAGAATTTAACCAGTTAAAATGTGGACTTGCAGTTGCAGAAATTGGATTCAAATACCATTTGAACCAAAAGAATCTGCATTGATTTAATTTTAAGTATGACTCAAacagtgtttttcaaaaatgagtatatatgtataataaTTAGACGATGAAATTACAAAATTATTGTCATTTTAGTCATCTGAGGGATTATACTAATCAAAACACATTAAACAGTCTCAAAGATGACTGCTGTATTTGAGGACTTTATTTTAGCTTTCTGATCACTGCGAGAAAGCCTCAGAATgattaatgttgtcatttttaatgcCACTGTGCTGTATAACATACGATTTTCCATACattctgtatgtttgtgtgctttGCAGCAGCAAGAAACTTCGTAACTTGCCAAACTACTTAATCATGAACTTGGCAGTCAGCGACTTCCTCATGGCTTTTACGCAGTCCCCCATCTTCTTCATCAACTGCCTCTACAAGGAATGGGTATTTGGAGAGATGGGTAATTGTCTCCTTTGTGTTCTGATACAaagtgaagtgtgtgtgtgtgtgtgtgtgtgttaaagtcATATTTTTGTTTACAAATTTTTACATTCAGGTTGTCGATGTGCTGTTTCTTGCAGGATGTAAGATGTATGCATTCTGTGGTGCCCTGTTTGGCATTTCCTCAATGATAAACCTGCTGGCCATCTCGATTGAACGCTATCTAGTTATCACCAAGCCTCTGAGGGCCATCCACTGGAGCTCGAAAAGAAGAACCACTCTTGCCATTCTCGTGGTCTGGCTTTACTCTTTGGCATGGAGTCTAGCGCCTCTAGTTGGCTGGAGTGAGTCTCctcaaactgcatgtctttttaCTTCTAGTAAACACAAGTCCAGACTAGTGTTTAACTATTTTATTATGATTACTGAAAACTACTGCTTTCTGTGATtttgacatattttattttcacttctaGGCTCCTATATCCCAGAGGGCCTCATGACATCTTGTACGTGGGATTATGTTACGTACACGACAGCCAGTAGGAGCTACACAATGATGCTGTGCTGTTTTGTCTTCTTTATCCCACTGGGAATCATCCTTTACTGCTATCTTCTAATGTTTCTGTCTATAAGGAAAACTGGGAGGTATTACAGATCTTg
This genomic stretch from Astatotilapia calliptera chromosome 12, fAstCal1.2, whole genome shotgun sequence harbors:
- the LOC113034214 gene encoding putative defense protein Hdd11, which codes for MELLWPGLLILQMFCFINGYPNGAPSGACEDMLPRHSGVLPQPSPAPYTILTNARVFQPGKPITVTIVGPKYRGVLLEARIGGGLNAVGTWQRPPPDTKFLQCAHNPRGAVTHSNTNLKGNSTVYSWIPPNCEGPVYFMATVAQQRTVFWVNIRSMDLTRGKTGGLDLAVGASAGMAEGKPLLPLVICFLILNILA